The Chloroflexota bacterium genomic sequence TGGAAGACGCAGCCCTCCATCTCTGAGCCGTTCTGCAGGTTCTTGAAAATCGCGTCATGGCGACGCGTCATGCACTGGTACTCGACAATGGGGTTTCGGCCGGATCCCGTCACGTAGTAGTCCTGGAACTCGGAGAAGGGCCCTTCATCCTCCCGCGCGTGCGGCGGGATGTGGCCCTCGAGCACGATCTCCGCGTCCGCGGGCACCTCCAGGTCCACGGTCTCGCACTTCACGAGAGGGACCGGTGCGCCCAGGTAGCCGCCGGCGATCTCGAACTCGTCCACGCCGTAGCTCGCGGTTGTGGACGCTGCCGCGTAGTACAGCGGGTAGTGGCCGATGAACACCGCGACGGGCATCGGCTCGTTGCGCGCCTCGTACTTCAGATAGTTGCGCCAGGAATGGCGGGGGTAGAGGAGGATTCCCGACTTGTTGGGACCTTTGATCTGCAGGCGGTGAAAGCTCACGTTGCGCTGGCCTGTATCGGGGTCCTTGGTGACGACGAGGCCCGAGCCGATGACGGGCCCGGCGTCCCGCTGGCCGGCGACGTGCACGG encodes the following:
- a CDS encoding UbiD family decarboxylase codes for the protein MASPSKLAVACATKDMRTWIAELDAAGELIRIDKPVDPLTQMGALLYQSREKALLFENLPHGWRSLGQAPANVRQAAIAFGAREDTVVPLVAERMGARIAPAMVASGPVKDVICHAGQFDLTELPVHVAGQRDAGPVIGSGLVVTKDPDTGQRNVSFHRLQIKGPNKSGILLYPRHSWRNYLKYEARNEPMPVAVFIGHYPLYYAAASTTASYGVDEFEIAGGYLGAPVPLVKCETVDLEVPADAEIVLEGHIPPHAREDEGPFSEFQDYYVTGSGRNPIVEYQCMTRRHDAIFKNLQNGSEMEGCVF